The DNA region ttgccattgAATAAACGGCAATTCAGGAAGGTGCTAGAAAGAACGAGAGGGAAGGACACAAATATTGCTTCTCCATCATGATGACAACACTGTGCGATTGTAAACATAaaaagtacagatttttttatcatactgGCTGATTATTagtggtcatttttctgacattttagggAAGAATGCAGATTTTCTGTCAAGGAGCACAGCTGTAACTGCtgacaaaagagagaaattgtcccaaaagatggaaaacactgaatagGGGAGATTTGTATTGCTATGGTAAGGGATCTATTCATTAAAaagtagaaacatttttttcaacttggaGAATCATACCTTTTCATCATATCAATCAGCAGCCTTTATTCTAAAAACAAttgtacatacaaacacacagtacaCGCACTCAAGCATGCTCACACATACTCAACATCTGCCCTCTCACAAACCTGGGCAAGGTCAGGGTGGACGTATGGAAAAGCCATGCAGGGCAACAAATGCCGATTAAAATACTTTCCAAATACTTTtccacacagttttttttttagtaataagTTTTAAGTACACCCatttacaaacagctgctctgCGTCAGAGTGCAGTTTTGTCCTGGCACGACTTCACAGCAACAGTGCACTACTAAAAATCAGTGGCTGGAAGTGATATCCCTGACATCCCGGCTCCATCAGGCCCAGAGGAGAGCTGACAGAACTCCGGATGTCTGAGTGGAGCTGAGCAGCCGGCCGCTTCACAGCACAGACAATCAAAGACGTTAAAATGGAGCGACGAGGGAACCAGCAGGGGTGTTTGTTCATGTGGTCCGTTGTGGTTGGCATGGCTTGGAGTTCCAGGTCACAGGTACAGGGTCACAGGATCAGAGGCGACGGTTCAGGTAGTCAGAAGTCACAGAGGGTTCAAAGGTCAGAGCCAAGGTGCACGCTGATGCTAGGAGAGCGTTGCGTGTGGTTTGGCGCCGGACTCAAGTACCCCAGCCCATCCTCCTGCAGGCTGCAAGAATAGCGGCCAACTTCGGAGGCCGTGTGGTTGCTGGAGGGAGGGGCGATGCCGCTGGCCACCTGCTCAAAGGAGCGGGAGAAGACGGCGCTGGCGGTGCGCGTCAGGCTGGTGAGAGCTCCTGCCTTGGGCACTGATTGGCTGGAAGTGAGCGTCAGTCGCTTGACAGACAGCTCTGCGTTCTCGCTGGCGGCCCGGCCAGTTGTTAGAGGGCCCGTCTCCTTGTCCTTGTCCTTGCTGGAGCGCCCGCCGAGCCGACACTTCTTCATGGCCTTGGCCCCCAGGTTCAACGTGGTGACGCTGTTGCTAATAGTGATGGTGGGTGGGGTCATGTCAGGGCCCACCCCGCCAGGCCACACCCCTTCATCCACCTCCGAAATATCCATCAGCTCATCCGGGGAACCCAGATCCACTGCGTCTatgagacggacagacagaagGAGACAAAACAAGCACTGGAATAAAAAACAGGAGCACGGAGAAGGAAAAATAACCAACTCATCTGTCATCCAGCCCATCTGATGAACGAAATGATTAagattaatgtaatttaaacacaatattcagtgttttgaatTTGGGAAAAGATACACTTCACAAAAATTTAAGTGCAACACGTTTGTTTTtggctcccatttttcacaaagTTCTAACATATTTATGCACTCAAtcgacatttttttctcatattttgggAACAAATTCATTAAAATCTGTCTAAGTGAGAACTTCTCTATTCTCAagtccacctgacaggtgtggcatgtCAGGATACTGATGAGGCAGCATCATTTTTGCCTGGGGATAGTCaaaataaaaggccactctaaaTTGGTGATTTGATCACATAACTCAATGCCACAGATATCCCAAGTTTTGAGGGAGCGTGCCAATGGCATGCAggctgcaggaatgtccaccagaggTGTTACCCCTTGAACTCAATGTTCATTTCTATCCCAGCACATCCAATCGGCCTCACAACAGCACAAGGCAGTTGCGTTGACAAACTGATTATCAGGTCAAGACCCTGGTGAGGATGCCAAGCATGCAGATGAGCTTCCCTGAGACAGTTTCAGACtgtttgtgcagaaatgtgtTGCTTATGTAAACCATTAGCTGCACAGCTGTTCGGATGGCTGGTCTCAGACAGTCTTGCAGGTGGAGAtgctggatgtggaggtcctggGTTGGTGTGATTTCACATCTGCTGTTGTGAAGCCTGTTGGACGTAGTGCCAAATTACCAGAAACGACTTTGGAGATTGCTTATGCTTGTATAATGAACAGTCAGTTCACGGGCGACAGCTCTGGTGGAAGTTCCTGCAGTTAGCACACCAGCGGCACGCTGCCTCAAATTTTGTGACGTCTGTGACGTTGTGTTGTGTAATTAAACTAGACATTTTTGtagccttttattgtgaccattcCAAAGCATCAGCATCTCGATATGCAACACCTGTCATGTAGATGGATTGTCCTGGAAATATAAAGTGCTGCCTAACTGAAATCTgcaaccaaaatttgagagaaatatatgatttttttgaagtgcaaaaaaagtctAAGACCTTAAAAACCTGTGAGAAATGGGAGCAAAAAtgaaagtgttgcatttaaactCTTGTTCAGTATATGTCGGGCTGGATGACAGAGGAGCTCTATCACTGTCCAGCAGGTGGCGCCTTCACACAGTAAACCTCAGCTAACGGGGACATCTCGCCACCTGACATGAGACATTGTGAGTTCAGTATACAGCCCAGCACACAGATTAGTTTAACCAGCAGCACTGTGAGACAGTGAGTGTTTTTTGGCAGAGGAATGCATGTTTTGTCCCAAAGGCAGGAGAGGACAGAGTCTAAGAGCGTAAGCCTAGGAAAGACCACAAAGGGAGAGTAGAGGAGGGCAAACAAAGGCACAAAACCCTAAATGCACGCATCTTTGCCAACTCTAAAGACATACATAAACATCTGTCCTGCTCTGTTCAAGGCATGCATCCACACCCCTGTGAGTGGCCAACCACCtgcatgtgcacaaacacagtttTGACCTGATGCTATCACAGTAACAGAACCTGTAAATAGCTGGTGATCAGATAGATAGGCAGGTCCTTGTCAGATCTGTCACAGTCACATTTAGCCTGTTCAGAACAGTCATCAGATACAAGTCTGACTTCAACACTGAGAGCATCTTTTGCTTCAGATTATTCAAGACCTGCATATCTTTCCTCAGCTCTTAGCTACCAGTCAGAAGGAAGTGATCTGTCTCCAGGTGCAACCCAGGAGTATGTGTCGAGGCGTACCAAGGTGTGCTGTAAGAGACCCAAAAGCTTACTGATCTCTCcagcaaaaaatagaaaaaaaacccccacaggTGTTATACCCCTAAATAACACTGTAAGAGCACAGCCTCACAGTACAGACACAGCTGACAGAGATCATATCTGGGCTTCATAATTCAAGGTtatcaggctttttttttgttatcagtGACCTCAGAGTGACTTTTACAGAATGAGATACAGCGAGCAAGAGTTTGCAGACTTATATCTACAGTATGTGTTTCATATCTATTGACAAATGTTCATAAAGGTACTTTTATAGCTGTTGTGCTGTTCCTTGTTTAACTGATGTTCTGCTGTTAATAGGTCCCACTTAATTTTGCTCaatgtaaaaacatcacatcatcTTGACTCTGGGATTCAGCCAAGCATATTTCATctttatgcatttattattaGGTTATTGATCTGTTATTCggttaaataattaatttcaggGAACTCAGCAGGAGATCTTCATGAGGAAGCTTTAGCCACAAAGGAGAGAGTAGATGAATGAGTGACGTTGGATAGACAGATGAGAGGAATAGTGCAATTAGGCGAAAAGAGGATGTTGGAGCCCAgtgtaaaaaggtaaaaagggAAGTCATCATGCAGCTTTTTAGACAACGCCCCAACACACGGTTACCTAGGTTACCCCAAGACTGGGGCAGGGGGAAGGAGGGGCAGGACCTTAGTACTGGCTCCTCCCTGTGGAGGCCGACCCAGAACCCTCATTCTCCACCATTCGCCTCACAGACTTCTGCCTCCTGACCTCCTGAACCCGCGTGCCGGAGTCATGGCCTCGGGAATCCAGGCTGACCTCGGAGGCAGCGCCCAACGGGTCGCAGTCGGGCTGGGCACGGCCGTCAGGGCGCAGCCGCATGGAGTCTCCGTTAGGCATTCGCTCGCCGCTCACACCTGTCACACTGATTTCGGGGATGGCCACGCCCCCCAGCGCAGCCTCACTGTCTACACTCACCTCCTGGGACTCTGGTGGCGGGGGAGCATGGGGGGTAGTGGGATAATACATagacatatacacatacaaagacacacacacacacacacacacacaaatggacaaaaagacatatcatgcacacatacatgaaaAAGACGGCCGTGTGCACAGGCACACACGACCACAGTGACACAAGACACACAGAGGTAATCAATGTAATGTaatggcagaaaaaataaaaagacaaaaatcataGTGATCAGAACATAACACATGGTCAAAGTGCATGCAATGTGGAGATGAACATGAACACTGTATTTGAGTGGAACCAAATTTCACACCGAGTCACCGCTCGCCCCTatacattaattattatttaatagcATTTTCCTCAAACATCTgctcaaaacaaaagctttctGCATTAATAAGTAACTCTGATACTGGCCCCAGTGAGCAAGATCCATGACATGATAAAGGGGTGTTTGGCTCATTAAACTAGCTGAAGGCTGCAATTTACCTGCCTTATCTGCACACTGGGAAAACACTCATAATTCTAAACCACAAAGTTTCGTTTGTTCCATGGCCATCTGAATACTATCAATTTCCTTTGGCTCGAGCtgaaactacaaaaaacacaatatattctAAAGTGTTCACACTACAACTCAGATGCATTACACTACAATTACACTACCTGCTCCCTGGTTTCTTGCTCTCTCCTATCTGTCAGATGTCGTTCATGGGGCAAACCCTAACAGATTGGGCAGGAAGTCATGGTTCTGAATGAGGAGATACTGAGAAGGCGTTAGTCACTACCAAGCTGAGAAAGGATGCTCTACGAACTCAGCGACTGATGATGACAACAACACTCAGGTACACAGTGACTGTGGGACATGAAATGGTAGGGTGAGTGAACAATGGAGAGATCTAAACCTCTTGCTCTCTCCTTTGGTGTGGATTTGTTCTTAAATCAATAATTCTATTTTCATCAACCTGTAAGAACGTGATTACAAAATGTATATGAGACCTCATCCTGAGTTTCAGCAAGTTTACCTTCCACATTTGCATCCCTACTTCTCAACTTGCTTTATTCCCTGCTTGTGAAACTTACCGTGTCTCTTCCAGCGGTGTCCCCTGATAGAGAGGGAGGTGACAGCATTTCGGGAGATCCTGGAGGAGGTGGGTGTGATCTCCACCTGGATACTCCGTGCGCCCTCCTTATTGTTGCTCTTCAGTGCAGCGCCGTGCAATGACGACTTGATGGCATTGCCCACCTGAGGGCGAGGagaagcacacatgcacaaacataacTGCTTTGGAAGATGCCCAAATTTCACAGAAGGGTTGCCATGTGGCTCTCGGCCAGTGAGGAACTGGGCTGGCTCAGAGTCACACTGACAGGTTTGCAAGTGGCCCagcatgttttattcagtgttaaccccttgaaacctgaaattgtctcaatttctttcaaaaaatggaatgccagcaatgagcaacttaaaaaaaatgaccaaaaaatttgcaagaaattagtaaaaacttataagaaaattactaaattagccacacaaaaagaaaaaagaaaagtaaaagaaccaaaacaggaaatgacccaaaaaaagtgataacataaaaacaatattaatagtaataataatttctaataaatataaatatagttttttggtaTTGGTCCTTAATCCTTTgaacattttctaatgattctctctcttttttagctaacttttatggtaattttcttttgtaattttacattttatgcaaaGTTGCTTatcaccttttttctccatgtttttgcctggtgttttaaagtttaaaatgctTGGGAAAGGCACAAGAAAACAGGTTAGGTCAGGTGTATGCAGGGGCATTACTACAAATTTGAAGACAATGGGGCTTAGTCTAGGTTTAGGGGATATTCccctggcatttttttttttaaatcaacacgctctattttaatgttttttattcactctggcacTTTATATACAGCTTACAGCTTTAAGTTAAGTATCACTGATCATCACATATCACTGGCATTTTTGCTCTTAAGTAAGACTGAAGTTCAGATTATGTTACTAAACCAACAAACCTTGATCAATAATCCAATTTCAACCAGATTTATACCAAGGGATAAAACAAAAAGCTCAGAAAGACTGCTCTACACAGACTAGTGatataagaaaaacaacaagtcTTTGTGTTTCGCTCTATATAACACTATTTCACAAGTCTTTATATAATCACCCTTTGCTCTCGCTGGAAATTCTCAAGTGACACTTGCACTAATGATCATGCAACAGCTGAGTACGTAACATGAGGTAGAGGGAATTATAGTCACAATACAACATGTCTTTTGTCTGTAAGGCTGCAACACGTTGGTCTCATGAGGGGCACGTCAGCATGCTATGCTAAGATAGCAGCCACCTGGTGTATCCACTGCAACAAGTAAACACTCAAATCAACACACtagacaaaaacactgataattTAACCCTTACACACTAGTGTTCACGGCCTGTGCCCACACagctgtttctttattttaaaaacatatttttaaacctCACATTATTCTAATTAGTATGAATCCAAAGgttgtgtgttttgagtgttgTGGAGGAGCACACCTTGACTTGTATAGTAATGCTGTAAGCTTAGGTTCAATCCTCTACTCCCTGGGCCTCAAGGATTAAAGCTTAACGGAGCAGAGTGGAAAGCATGTAAATAATCTAGTGGGATTACATTCTGCTTGCagtctctgacacacacagaccaacACAATACAGCATACTGTGCTGCTGTGCATGAATCCAAACCACAGGCGAGCGTGTGCATCTTAAATCACAtgctctctctcaaacacaaacacaacaggtccgaaaacacaaatataggaGGGAGGTATGATAGTAGAAGATGGAAAACGTGATTGAACCCACCAACAGAGCTTCAGGGAACAACTCTAGCTGGGCCCGATACAGAACGTCATCCAGGGCTTTGGATCCCAGTTCAACCTCCCCATTACACCTacacacagggaaaaaaaacagagaaatatgtaaacaaacacagtgcaTGAGTCTAAGATTAAAGGTTCCCTGAGGATTTTTAGACCTCTAGTAGTGCTGTGGAGCTGTTTTCTATTTGTgtccattttgtttttctctgacacAAACGTACACAAGTGTTATAACACAGAGTCCTACCAGTAGTGTTGCACCATCCCACTGATCACAAGGTGGTGGTAacccaatttttttaaactcgagaaaacacactaaaaatagGCAacagactcctttcccattgccagttgATCGTAGCTGTGTATACAACTCTGCAGATGAGTACATCCTTtaggtttttttctggtttgtaACGTTCAATGTTGTAAATTAGCATGTAGACCCAGCTGCcatgtttccatcactgctgatcagAGTCGATCAGATCTAGAGCTGAAAGATGTTGCCCTTGACTACTGCACAGTCACTTGTCCCTGAAATGCATGCAGATAGTACCCTTTCCCAACTTGAGATAAAAACTAGATATTGAGTAAGTTTATTGTCAAGTTGGAAAGGTGCTCAAgatacactttttaaaagatcTGATTTACAAGGTAAGAAATGCAAAGAATGTGTTTTGCTGAGTAAAACTCAATTAACTCCTAACTAATAACTTTCGCTTaatttttacaagaaaactcagGGCAGGGCACCTTTAACAGCTTGATTACCAATTGCTTGTTACCAATTGTAAATTGGTTGATTGTTTTAAgtcttttgtttgtaaaaaaaacttaatgctgtctgtttttaactttttagtctgttgttcttttatgtgaaattcttCATGCTTCTGTCTTGGACAGGACTCCCTTGAAAaggagattttgaaaattaatagGACAATTTCAGGTTAAATAAgggctaattaaaaaaaaaaagagcagagacagTAGTAAAACTGTGCCAACTACTTATGTTATATTGTAATAAAGATGAAAAGTAATTTGTGAAATGCAACATAGCAATGTTAAACTGGTTCACACTCAAAATGCAAAGTGAGCAGGTTCAATGACTGGCACAGTCCAACCGTTTTTAAACAGGTTTATCATTAACGTGTATTTGTAACAAATCAAATGGTTTCATAGAGATTAGACACATGGAGCAGAATTGAAGAAATCACTCTGACAAATGTAAGACACAAAAAGATCAAGCTGATCAGTGAGTCTGTGCTGTGttgatctgtttgtttgtgcaggCATGCGTGTACACTCACAAGGCGTAGTGTATCCCGGTGATGAGCTGAACCAGGAACTCTGACGTGACTGTCAGCCGTGTGCTAATGCCTTTGTAGCGCCGCATCTGCTGTCGAGGGTAGCCACATATACACACTCTGGAggataacaaataaaaacccaACAGGGAAGCTCGTATTAGTGAAACAGGGAAGCTTCAATCAGGGAAACCACTCCACTGAGCCACTTGGCTGCAGCTCCATTAAGGCAATTTACTTCCCTGTGGTGAgcagataacaaaaacaacaataagcAAACAATTGCTGGATTTAAACATGCACGCTCACACAAACCCACATGcgtgcacagacacagacacagacacagacacagacacacacacacacacacacacacacacacacacacagtgcatgctaaataatgttttataaatgGTTTACTACATTACCCACAAGATTTAAAAGTGCTGAATATTTTCTGTGCTTAAAACGTACgtcattatttaaaacagatACAATACAAAGAAGATTCACCTGTGCATTAGAAGCAATCGCAGCTGCTATATGCTGTAATTGTACAGTGCACAGCTGACACACTGAAAACTGTCTTGGGGAAATTAAAGCTGATGACTTCTCTATAGCCCTCTGCTTATTGGAGCAATATTCAGCTACAGTTGGCAGATTACCAAAATCACTGAGCTGGGATGTGTGTACATCGTAGCTGTTTGCCGAATAGCGGTATCTTGGTGCTCTCTGGCAGCAAAGTCTATAAGAGGATCAGATAAGCAAGTGCTTACAAAAAGCTCCTGTGTGTTTATGCGTAGGGTTATTCAAGTACCCTCCTCAAAAACTTCCACAATCAAGAAGGTCATCACATAGTATCAaatttgtgtgcgtgtgcatgcgttTATAGTGTCCTTTCCtcatgaaaaaatgtgtgtgagtgtatgttttACCTGGAGCTGAGCTGACAGAGGGACTGGAGGGAGGTGGGGGTCATGTAGCTGAGAGCAGAGTTGTagcacagcagcaggaaggtCAGCACCTCAAAtctcaacaacacaaacacacacttaaaatagCACGTCTACATTACAGCATGACATATCGAACAAAATTGTTAATCTATCAGATCAGAAATCCACAGACACAGTTTCACTTCTTTACTACTGTCAAAAGAAATACCACAAAAAAGAGACTGGAAGATTATAAAAGCAGCACTGTATTCCtagaaacagaaatgttttatttcatgcatTCGTCCTTCTTTTTAGACCCTGGCATCTACATTACCAACAGTGAAACTCAACTGCCAACAGTTTAGAAATTCGGGTGTGCCGTGCAAGAGGTCAGATAAGATTCCTTCTTTCAAACAATGCAACTCcagattttcaaatttgtgaaCTTCAGTCCCAACCAATACTGACTTAAGGGACATCACTGAGACAATTCCctcacaaaatcattttttcacatataAAGTAGTACTCCCAAAGACCTATAAACAGGCTCTAATACGTAACTCACGGgattttcccctttaaaaactATAGTCAGTGACAAATAGAGCATGCAATATTAAGATACCCGGCCACAACTTCCGACAGCTACTGCTACGCTGAAGAGATTGAGATAAAAGTATCTctgcctgattttaaaaagaagccaGACTTGTTTTGTCACAAGAAAACTCCTCtctattttaaataatctaCTCAGTATAAGaaaacagtgctgaaaaaagttGAGGCCATTTAACTCAGACCATCATGACCTTCAGAGTTGGGCCGCAGTAGGGTCTCATTATATTAATGAATGCCACAAAGCAAAGACAACTGCCATGGGCCGTCAGTGAGGCTGGTGCATGAAATAATTGGCCCTGGCAGCAGTTAAACTTATTATCACTGCATACATTTAAGGACAGGAGACACTGCAACTACTATATTTAATGAGACTGTAAGActaaatttcacaaaaaagttCAGCTGAAAGTCCAAAATGTTTGATGGATTTGTGTCACAACTGATCGTCTCATTGACTCCATCCAAAACGGTATCTTAAGTGAATGTATAATAGAATCTCTTATCAGTTTAGAAATGTAAATAGGTACAAAGGTGGTCAACACATTCAACACATTTCTGTCGAATTTCACTAATCGTATGAGTTATTTGTACTGCATTTAACTTCTTGAGACAACTCCGTTggtgaaaacattattttagacGGACTCAAACTgtcacaaaagaagaaataaatgccTTGGCAAGATGTTGCACACTTCActtcaaaagcaacaaaaaacccTACAAGTGCCTCTTTGCCAGACTGTTCATTCTCCATCATGTGTGTTTCTATTTCGGTTGTCATCTGGTATTTGCTGCCAATTCAAAGCATTCAGACTGGCAGCCTGCTACCGGGAGAGCCTATTTAAAAACGTGCAAAATCTCCACCCTGTTGACGCCTCATCAACGGCCCATCAGCCTTTCAAAACAAGTGCGGCCATGAAGTTTCTTACCTGTTCTGTGCTGTAAAGGTCTCTCTCTGGAGGTGTGGTCCGCTGTACACCACTCTGCTCAGCCCGTGATTGGCTAGAGCCCCTTCTGTGAGGGCAATGGAGCCGATGGCTGA from Plectropomus leopardus isolate mb chromosome 18, YSFRI_Pleo_2.0, whole genome shotgun sequence includes:
- the fam126a gene encoding hyccin isoform X1: MLAMDQGVVEEWLSEFKTLPDSAVSTYAASLKDKGALVPALYKVIRENYSDLLEPVCHQLFEFYRSGEPQLQRFTLQFLPELLWSLLSVSAARDPHTSGCIEALLLGIYNLEIVDKDGQSKVLSFTVPSLSKPSVYHEPSAIGSIALTEGALANHGLSRVVYSGPHLQRETFTAQNRFEVLTFLLLCYNSALSYMTPTSLQSLCQLSSRVCICGYPRQQMRRYKGISTRLTVTSEFLVQLITGIHYALCNGEVELGSKALDDVLYRAQLELFPEALLVGNAIKSSLHGAALKSNNKEGARSIQVEITPTSSRISRNAVTSLSIRGHRWKRHDAVDLGSPDELMDISEVDEGVWPGGVGPDMTPPTITISNSVTTLNLGAKAMKKCRLGGRSSKDKDKETGPLTTGRAASENAELSVKRLTLTSSQSVPKAGALTSLTRTASAVFSRSFEQVASGIAPPSSNHTASEVGRYSCSLQEDGLGYLSPAPNHTQRSPSISVHLGSDL
- the fam126a gene encoding hyccin isoform X2 produces the protein MLAMDQGVVEEWLSEFKTLPDSAVSTYAASLKDKGALVPALYKVIRENYSDLLEPVCHQLFEFYRSGEPQLQRFTLQFLPELLWSLLSVSAARDPHTSGCIEALLLGIYNLEIVDKDGQSKVLSFTVPSLSKPSVYHEPSAIGSIALTEGALANHGLSRVVYSGPHLQRETFTAQNRFEVLTFLLLCYNSALSYMTPTSLQSLCQLSSRVCICGYPRQQMRRYKGISTRLTVTSEFLVQLITGIHYALCNGEVELGSKALDDVLYRAQLELFPEALLVGNAIKSSLHGAALKSNNKEGARSIQVEITPTSSRISRNAVTSLSIRGHRWKRHESQEVSVDSEAALGGVAIPEISVTGVSGERMPNGDSMRLRPDGRAQPDCDPLGAASEVSLDSRGHDSGTRVQEVRRQKSVRRMVENEGSGSASTGRSQY